In one window of Fictibacillus phosphorivorans DNA:
- a CDS encoding long-chain fatty acid--CoA ligase: MMMNVPFRVTSMLEHAERYFAKKEVTSRTMSGIRKFSYREIGERTRRLSSALKRLGVQKGERVGTLAWNHHRHLEAYFAIPGVEAVLHTINIRLSPQHIAYIINHADDQILFVDQDILPLVEALKDHIPNVKAYILMTDEDELPQSPLQPLYHYEKLLETGDPAYEFPQDIDENDPVGMCYTSATTGNPKGVTYTHRSTVLHSMSLGLADGGSVSESDVLMPVVPMFHVNAWGLPYAATWFGSSQVMPGPRFTPQLLAELIEMEKVTFAAGVPTIWMGLLQELEQNSYDTSSLRAVICGGSAAPKGMIKTFEEKHNIPFMHAYGMTETSPLVIATRLKTYQADLDDEAKFDYKAKQGYVVQGVEMKVIGANGEVKWDGHEMGELLLRSNWIADEYYNDDRTEGTFNDGWLHTGDVVTVDEEGFVKIVDRTKDLIKSGGEWISSVDLENAIMAFPDVFEASVIAVPHPEWQERPLACVVLKPEAKGKVPKEDIVEFLRPQFAKWWIPDDIMFMDEIPKTSVGKFLKRTLRDQLKDHYMTTAKS, from the coding sequence ATGATGATGAATGTGCCTTTTCGAGTTACGAGTATGCTAGAGCATGCGGAGCGGTATTTTGCGAAAAAGGAAGTAACGAGCCGTACGATGTCCGGAATACGGAAGTTCAGTTACCGGGAGATCGGTGAGCGGACACGCAGGCTTTCGAGCGCGCTAAAACGCCTTGGTGTTCAAAAAGGTGAGCGGGTTGGAACACTTGCATGGAATCACCATCGTCATCTGGAAGCTTATTTCGCCATTCCAGGTGTTGAAGCTGTTCTTCACACGATCAATATCCGACTTTCCCCTCAGCATATCGCATACATTATCAATCACGCCGATGACCAGATTTTATTCGTAGATCAGGACATCCTACCTCTTGTTGAAGCTCTTAAAGACCATATTCCTAATGTAAAAGCGTATATATTGATGACCGATGAAGACGAGCTGCCGCAATCGCCGCTTCAACCTCTCTATCATTATGAAAAACTTTTAGAAACAGGTGACCCGGCTTACGAATTTCCGCAAGATATTGATGAGAACGATCCAGTCGGGATGTGCTATACATCGGCCACGACAGGAAATCCAAAAGGCGTAACGTACACGCATCGCTCGACCGTATTACATTCGATGTCACTAGGACTTGCTGATGGCGGTTCTGTATCAGAAAGTGATGTTCTTATGCCAGTTGTGCCGATGTTCCACGTAAATGCGTGGGGACTTCCGTATGCAGCGACCTGGTTCGGATCAAGCCAAGTCATGCCTGGACCGCGATTCACGCCACAGCTTTTAGCGGAACTGATTGAGATGGAAAAAGTGACCTTTGCTGCAGGTGTACCAACGATCTGGATGGGGCTTCTTCAAGAACTCGAACAGAACAGTTATGATACTTCTAGTCTTCGAGCGGTTATTTGCGGAGGATCTGCTGCACCAAAAGGGATGATAAAAACGTTCGAGGAAAAACATAATATTCCGTTCATGCATGCTTATGGTATGACGGAAACGAGTCCACTTGTAATCGCAACGCGACTGAAAACGTATCAAGCAGATTTGGACGATGAAGCGAAATTTGATTATAAAGCAAAACAAGGTTATGTCGTGCAAGGCGTTGAGATGAAAGTAATCGGTGCGAACGGGGAAGTGAAGTGGGACGGCCACGAGATGGGCGAGCTCTTGCTGCGTTCGAACTGGATAGCGGATGAATATTACAACGACGATCGGACAGAAGGTACGTTCAACGATGGATGGCTTCATACCGGAGATGTTGTTACGGTAGATGAAGAAGGATTCGTGAAAATCGTTGACCGGACGAAGGATCTCATCAAGAGCGGGGGTGAGTGGATATCGTCCGTTGATCTAGAGAATGCGATCATGGCGTTTCCGGATGTTTTTGAAGCATCTGTTATCGCCGTTCCTCATCCGGAATGGCAGGAGCGGCCACTCGCATGCGTCGTGTTGAAACCTGAAGCAAAAGGAAAAGTGCCAAAAGAAGACATTGTAGAGTTCTTGAGGCCGCAGTTTGCGAAGTGGTGGATTCCAGACGATATTATGTTCATGGATGAGATTCCAAAAACATCCGTTGGTAAGTTTTTAAAGCGGACATTGCGTGATCAGTTGAAAGACCATTATATGACGACTGCGAAATCGTAA
- a CDS encoding DinB family protein, whose product MKNDILLKQLAAFRHNTLSAVEGLTEEEADFVPEGFNNNIRWNLGHIFLDQYDWLYHKIREDHPAPIHYRELFGYGTKPENWQRTPPTLQELRHRLMEQVQVIGEQFGHRLDQELDEPTELGMNTFAEVLPRTFYHEGLHLGTILSIKKAIHLQKQTQTK is encoded by the coding sequence ATGAAAAACGATATCCTGTTAAAACAACTCGCTGCGTTTCGTCACAACACGTTAAGCGCTGTTGAAGGACTCACTGAGGAAGAAGCAGATTTTGTGCCAGAGGGATTTAACAACAACATTCGCTGGAACTTGGGGCATATTTTTTTGGATCAGTACGATTGGCTGTATCATAAAATCCGTGAAGATCATCCAGCGCCGATTCATTATCGAGAGTTATTCGGGTATGGAACAAAACCAGAGAATTGGCAGCGAACGCCTCCAACGCTTCAAGAGCTTCGTCACCGTTTGATGGAGCAGGTTCAAGTTATTGGGGAGCAGTTTGGTCATCGTTTAGATCAGGAGTTAGATGAACCAACTGAGCTCGGGATGAATACCTTTGCGGAAGTGCTGCCACGAACGTTTTATCATGAAGGTCTTCATTTAGGAACGATCCTCTCTATAAAAAAAGCGATCCATCTTCAAAAACAAACACAAACAAAATGA
- the hpf gene encoding ribosome hibernation-promoting factor, HPF/YfiA family: MHFNIRGENIEVTEAIRAYVEKKVTKLTKYFNETPNSDVHVNLKVYNNEQSIEVTIPMKGLLLRAEERHLDLYAAIDLVVEKLERQIRKHKTKVNRKFRNAEGTKHMFANGTEGVSTALLEEEDDFEIVREKRFDLKPMDTEEAILQMGLLGHNFFVYNNAESGEMNVVYRRKDGKYGLIAGTN, from the coding sequence ATGCATTTTAACATTCGTGGAGAAAACATCGAGGTGACTGAAGCCATTAGGGCTTACGTTGAGAAAAAGGTGACGAAACTCACAAAGTACTTTAACGAAACTCCGAACTCTGACGTACACGTAAATCTAAAAGTGTACAACAATGAACAATCCATTGAGGTAACGATACCGATGAAGGGCCTACTGCTTCGTGCAGAGGAACGTCATTTGGATTTATACGCTGCGATTGATTTGGTGGTAGAAAAATTAGAGCGTCAAATTCGTAAACACAAAACTAAAGTAAACCGTAAATTTAGAAATGCTGAAGGCACAAAGCACATGTTTGCTAATGGTACAGAAGGCGTATCAACAGCACTGTTGGAGGAAGAGGACGATTTCGAGATCGTACGTGAAAAGCGATTCGATCTGAAGCCAATGGACACAGAGGAAGCCATTCTCCAAATGGGATTACTCGGCCATAATTTCTTCGTTTATAACAATGCCGAATCTGGTGAGATGAACGTCGTGTACAGACGTAAAGACGGCAAATATGGCCTGATCGCAGGAACAAACTAA